The genomic region GCTGCCGGTGGTGCGCGGGGAGAGGCACACCCTGAACCAGATATTCATCTACGCGGTCGTGCTGTTCGGGGTGAGCCTGGCAGTGGCCTGGCTTCTGGACTGGCTCTGGTTCGCGCTCGCCGCGGCGGTGTTCGGGGCGCTCCTCAGCCGCAAGGCCTGGACGGCACGCCGCTACAGCTGCGCCACCAGCGGCCGCAACCTGTTCGCCTGGTCGATCCTCTATCTGTGCGCTGTGTTCGCCGGCCTCATCGCGGATGGCCTTCTGCGCTACGCCGGCACGGTTTGACAGACGGGTGGGCAATAAAGAGATTGGGGGCAGGGGAGTAGTGAGTCGGAGTTAATAACAACGGAGGATTAAATGAAACGCAACACCAAGCTGCTCTTGATCCTGCTGGCCGTGATGCTGGGGATGTTCGCGTTCGGCTATGCCAACGTGCCGCTGTTCAAGCTGTTCTGCTCGGCCGTGGGGATCAATGTCTCGCAGCCCAGCGAGATGGCGGCCAAGGCCGCGGTCGACTCCGCCGCCACGAGCGAGGACACCAGCCGCAGTATCAAGGTGCTGTTCACCACCACGGTGAGCGACAACCTGCCCATCGTGTTCGAGAGCGACAAGAGCCGCGCCGACATGCATCCCGGCGGGCTGGATGAGGTGCATTACCGTTTTGTCAACCTGAGCGACGACACCCTGTATTTCCGGCCCGTGCACAGTGTCTACCCGGCCGAGGCCAACGACAAGTACACAATGATCAAGTGTTTCTGCTTCAAGGACATGATCCTGGCCCCGCACGAGGAGGTCACGCATCCGCTGCTGTTCTCGATCCACAAGGACCTCGACCCCTCGATCACCCGGATGACCATGCACTACACCCTGTTCCGCCGTGACCCCAGGGCCGCGGA from bacterium harbors:
- a CDS encoding cytochrome c oxidase assembly protein, whose translation is MKRNTKLLLILLAVMLGMFAFGYANVPLFKLFCSAVGINVSQPSEMAAKAAVDSAATSEDTSRSIKVLFTTTVSDNLPIVFESDKSRADMHPGGLDEVHYRFVNLSDDTLYFRPVHSVYPAEANDKYTMIKCFCFKDMILAPHEEVTHPLLFSIHKDLDPSITRMTMHYTLFRRDPRAADWNPGVMQKLGSEK